The following are encoded in a window of Carassius auratus strain Wakin unplaced genomic scaffold, ASM336829v1 scaf_tig00027224, whole genome shotgun sequence genomic DNA:
- the LOC113079151 gene encoding ubiquitin-associated protein 1-like — translation MAARKSGSDIHNNGPVSYLDEVPFKLNDKFRCPSKVGLPIGFCLSDCNSVLSDLQYDFSLERRSVQWGEELAKARAAEARAAEAARTDSENERQAAGQDADLGLVGGKKARPSDEQDLLPPALNPVLAGLRHNAILMPLPAPSFGQMRPAPSNPAPQSLNLADFEREEDPFDKLELKTLDDKEELRNILQSQPQSSVSPPQLPPEEHRPTSPSNTPALQTKVGIFHKPNGLVGLLDLDRGGVVGTPCGQIDADRPCNIRSLTFPKLSDPVDSSLEPPLSSYPAGQHHNLSNGTPPSLQRTGSKTNMTLPQEQPVFPQNGTQKQSNPITPTNHSPAATILHGLSPSERQCAETIVGMGYSYEGVLKAMQRQGQNVEQVLEYLFTHSRLCDRGFDATAVEECLEMYQGSEEKALEFLQLMSRFGEMGFERDTIKEVLLVHNNDQDKALEDLMARAAAS, via the exons ATGGCTGCGAGGAAATCTGGATCAGATATCCACAACAACG GACCCGTCAGCTATCTTGATGAAGTTCCCTTCAAGCTCAATGATAAATTCCGCTGTCCTTCAAAAGTGGGTCTTCCCATTGGCTTCTGCTTGTCTGATTGTAATTCCGTTCTTTCGGATCTGCAA TATGACTTTAGTCTAGAGAGGCGAAGCGTTCAGTGGGGGGAAGAACTCGCCAAAGCGCGAGCCGCGGAGGCTCGAGCAGCGGAAGCCGCCCGGACGGACTCTGAAAACGAAAGGCAGGCTGCTGGTCAGGATGCAGACCTTGGATTGGTTGGCGGGAAGAAGGCACGCCCCTCTGATGAGCAGGACCTTCTCCCACCAGCATTGAACCCAGTTTTAGCTGGCCTACGGCATAATGCAATCCTTATGCCTCTCCCAGCCCCATCTTTTGGACAAATGCGACCAGCACCAAGCAACCCGGCCCCACAGAGTCTGAACCTAGCTGACTTTGAGCGAGAAGAGGACCCTTTTGACAAACTTGAGCTTAAAACATTGGACGACAAAGAGGAGTTACGGAATATCCTGCAGAGCCAACCGCAGTCCTCAGTTTCACCTCCCCAGCTTCCTCCAGAAGAACATCGCCCCACTTCTCCCAGTAATACGCCAGCTCTTCAGACCAAAGTAGGAATCTTCCATAAACCCAATGGTTTGGTTGGACTGCTGGACTTAGACAGGGGTGGGGTTGTGGGGACCCCCTGTGGACAGATTGACGCCGACCGCCCTTGTAACATTCGTTCACTGACTTTCCCCAAGCTTTCAGACCCAGTAGACTCTTCCTTGGAACCGCCTCTCAGCAGTTACCCAGCAGGCCAACATCACAACCTATCCAATGGCACGCCACCATCCCTGCAGAGAACAGGGTCAAAAACCAACATGACACTCCCACAAGAGCAACCTGTCTTCCCTCAGAATGGGACTCAGAAGCAG TCAAACCCCATCACACCGACTAATCATTCTCCTGCTGCCACGATCCTACATGGCCTCTCTCCCAGTGAACGACAGTGTGCGGAGACAATTGTGGGCATGGGTTATTCCTATGAGGGTGTTCTTAAAGCCATGCAGAGACAAGGACAGAATGTGGAGCAG GTGCTGGAATACCTGTTTACTCACAGTCGACTGTGCGATCGAGGTTTTGATGCGACTGCTGTGGAGGAGTGCTTGGAGATGTACCAGGGCTCAGAGGAAAAG GCTTTGGAGTTTCTGCAGCTGATGTCTCGGTTTGGGGAAATGGGCTTTGAGAGGGACACTATCAAAGAGGTACTGCTCGTGCACAATAATGACCAGGACAAGGCGCTGGAGGATCTGATGGCCCGAGCAGCTGCGAGCTGA